Part of the Ammospiza caudacuta isolate bAmmCau1 chromosome 3, bAmmCau1.pri, whole genome shotgun sequence genome, TTTCACTAGACTAAAAGAGCTCAGCTCCCGCAGTCTCTCTTCATGACAGAGATACTCCAAACCCCTAATCATCTTTGTGACCCTCTAGAGGAAGACAGGAGCTTCTTTCTCttactgaggagcccagaactggacacgaCTCCCAAGTACGAGTCGGCTCCGGGAAGCGGAGCGGCAGCGGGCGCACAcgctcagcacagcccagaacagacggacagacagacagccgGACGGACGTGCGCACACGCACGCAGCCCCGCAGACAGCCGCACACGTGCGCGCACACACGCCCGCACCGGGGAAGCGCCGGCtccgcggccccgctcccgcccccgCGCCACAGCCCCCccggcagcaggagcagggggaggcCGGGCACCGGGGGTCCCAACTCCCTCCCTCACTCACTTTCGTCCTGCCGTTGATTTTGTAGTTGCCCAGCTTTCCATTACAGTGTCGGATGAGATCGTCCATGCTGTTCATGAGGAGCCGAATGGTCTGGCAGCCCGGCTCCTTGCCCTCCACCCAGGTGATCTTGTCGCCGCGAATGTCCTTAGAGGAGTCGCTCTTCTGGCTGACGAGCTGCCCGTCGGTGAAGCGGCCGGTGTGGTGGAGGGCCCGCACCTCCTCGGCCACCAGCCCGCCCAGCTCCTTGCCGAGGAAGTCGTCCACCACGCAGATGCCGTGCTTGTTCATGCAGGGCACGATGTACTCCAGCGCCAGCCGCTGCGGCACCAGCGACTTGGTCTGCCCATTGGGGCGCAGCGCGGCCGCACCGGGTCCCGCCTGCACGCCGCCCGGGTACAGGTTCGACTTGTCCCGGTAGAGCAGCACTGCCTCCCCGGAGGGCGACGGGGACTGGGCCCCGGCCGATGCCTCCGCCTCACCGCCGGCAGCTGCACCGGCGGCGGCGACGTGATTGTTGGTCAGCGGGGCGGCCTCGGCGGGGGCCTCCGGGGACGGCGGCGCTGCGCCCTTCCCGACCCCCGCCCGGCTGCCGCTgcccgccgcggccccgccgtgggcgcggggcggcggggggTGCCCGCCGTGGGGCTCGGTAGCGCCCCCTGCCGCTCCAGCCgccgcagcgccgccgccgcggcaGATCAGCTTGTGCTTCTTCCAGTCCTGGCGCTGGTGCTCCTTGCTGCAGTAGAAGGAGCTGCGGCAGCGCCCGCACCGCAGCAGGTTCTCCATCTTCCCGCACAGCTCGCAGTACTGCCGGTCCCgctcgctgctgctgctgttgctgctgccgccgccgctgccgctctCGCCCTGGCCGCCCTGACCGGCGCCTCCGCCGCTGTCATTCGCCATGGCGCTGGTGGTGCCGCCGCAGCCCCGCTCCGCCGGGTCGTGTTATGTAAGGAggcgggcgggagcggcgctaACGCGGGCCCCCGCCCGGCCGCGCGGGGAGGGAGCGCTTACTGCATCATGGCCGCCCGGCTCCGGCACCGCCGCGGCCCCCGCCGCCCTCCGCCTCGGCCGGCCCGCGGCCTCCTCCGGCGTGCGGGGGCCCGCGCCGCCCTCCCTGCGCCGCTAACGTTGCTTAGCGCCGCCTCATCGCCGCCCCACCGGCGGCGGAACGGCCGAGGGGGAAGCGGAGCGGCGCGGTGAGGGGCTGCCTTCCGCTCCCCGCCGGCCTCTCTGCCCAGTGCAGCACGGGCcggcgcggccgccgcctcTACCCACCGCGCCTCCGCCGCTCTGCCggggcgaggaggaggaggcgccACTCCAGAGGCCCGCTGTGCACGTACGCCACTTCCAGCCCGCCAGCGCCGCCGGCGCGTCAGGCGGGAGtggccgggcgggcggggccggctCGGAGCCGGCCGCGTCCTCCGCGCCGCTGCGTGAGGGGCTCGGAGGCGCCGCTCCGGTCGTGGGCGCACGGACGGGCCGCAGGGATCTCGTGGGGATGGCGCTCTTCTCCCGATATGACCAGTGCGGCCTTTCTGGCAGGGACAATGAGGCAATTGCTGGGGATGTCACTGGTCTGTgctgccggggccgccccgTCGTCGCTGGGCAGGTCGCTAGTCTGAGGGTGCCCGTGACCCCGGTAGCGAGCTGCCCGCCGCCGCCGTGGGTGTGGGCCTGCCGCAGGTGAGGCGGGGGCTCCGGGCAGCGGCGGGGGACGTGGAAGCTGGGCGCTGTGGCTTCAATGACAGGCAgggtggcggcggcggcacctGGCTACAGTGGAGAGCCAGGTTTTATCACTCCCGTAGGCCTCAAAATACTCCCGCCGGATAGCTGGTAGAGCGGGAGAGACATGTGCTGTCTCCATAAATAACTCGTGGCTTGTGTCCCACCTAACGGAGTGGTAGTGAAGGCTGGGACTAGGTGattaagaaatgaaaaagcaaaaagccgGAAGAAAGAGCCAGTTGATGTAGCTGTCAAAACAAGGCGAGCCCAGGAGTTGGGGCCTGTGCTGTGATGAACGTGGCAAAGTCCCTGGCAGGCAAAAGGAAGCTCGTTTGGCAGAGCGGTGCTGGTAGAGGGGACAAAGGTCTCAGCTTAGTCACGTCCGTTGCCAAAAGCCACATGGGCATCTGGACTCCTCTGAGGTGATGTTTAAGCTTCCACTGATCTAATTAACCATGGCTTTGCTTGCTTGTGGTATAGTTTAGGAAAGTGGAGTTTCCAGCAGTAGAGCCCAACACAGCGATTGATGCTTCAGAGCCGTGTGGTGAGGCAGAGCAATTATTCCTCCTGGGCTGGATCTTCTCCCATCCATCTTCTCAGAGAACCATTTGGTGAAGAGACAGCAAATCGCTGCTgtgtgggctgggctggtgaGACACGATGCATGCCATTGGTCTGCACTGCCTGTAAGTTAAGCAAATGCATTCTAAAGCCCAAGAAGTGTAAAATACATAACCCAATATACAGATCTTGAGGTAGAAAGGTGAAATGAACCCAGAGGCTGCCACAAGACTTCACATGACATTGGAAAAGCGATTTGTTCTCTGCTACTGTAGAAGAGGAATACTAATGCTTTTGCTTCTCACAGGCTTTTGTGAGGTGTAACACTGCAATATACTTGTATTATAGTGACATGACTTTATGCAtgcaattaataaaaaaattgtttagtTCTTATCTCTCCTATAGAACTGGATTTAGGATTGATTGGCATAGTTAATAGGACTTCAAGAAATGTTAGGCACTGAATGTACTATATGAAGAATGCAGGAGAAACAAAGTGTACCAAGGCTACAAGTGCCTTGTGGAACATACAtgaaaaatgagaaggaaaaccAGGGTGAATCATTAGAAAGGCAAAAGGAGTACTCAGAGGACAAGGTCATGAAAGCCCAATGGATAAAATTTCAAGGTGAATATGACTAGTGAGCTCCAAGGGAGAATTAAAACAACAGCAGccaccaaaagaaaaacaaggtgGCAAATGAAGTGGAAAAGATGGAAACTAAAAGTTCCAGATTAGTAATTTCTTTGTGGTAAGGGCAGAAGAAAGTGGACTAAAACCAAGTTTTAAATCCAGTGCATGAAGTGGACAGATTTTTATGTATGTGTAATGAGAGTTTTTCCTTCAACTATAGGTATATGAGGTATGTCAAAAATACTAGGTTTAGGCATTCCTCTAGCATGCCTTAAGAAGAGATTAATTCAGCTGATTTCCTTGCACTTGTAGCATTGTTAAACTGGGCTACATGAGAACAGAGTCAAGGCTGTTATTTTCAAAAACTTGAGAAATGCATACAATGGTATTCTGCCAGATAGAAACTGAAGAGTTAAAGATCTTTTGCATTTGTTGTGTACTCCTTCAGCAAACACAATGGAGATGAAAGTCACAGACTTGAAACTCAATCATCCAACCATGAAACAACTAGGAAAGAGACCAAGGCACAAATATGGTGCCTGGCTAAAATCTAATGATAGTTATTAATTTACAGGCTAATTTGGCTTCAAAAGTCTTCTGTTCTTCCCCTCTCTTTTCCACATGTCTTTTGGGATATAATTAAAGGTCTTAGTTTTCACATTTGCTAATGTGCTAAGCTACTTCAGGTTGTCTTGACATCATACTGTTTCACAGCATGGTTAACAGAAATACCAACTTCAACAAAATCCATCTTTGGGTGTATGAAGCATTTGCCTTATTATTGCAGCACTACACCAGTGACACAAAACTTAATGTAAAACTGTAAAACAAGTGACAAAGCTGTGTTGAGGAGCAGTGGTGGTAAGGAAACTCAGGAGGACAATGAGTATTTATATTACAATAGTGTTTGCAACATGCTAGAAATGTTTTCCAAGCATAGAAGACTGTATTCATTGCCAAAGAACTTGTGCCTTAAAAGACAGTGTAAGGACAAAGCACAACAAAAAGCAACATGTGGTATACTAAGTAAAATGGTCCATATGATGGTTGCCAGAACAGAGGAGGAAAGgacttccttctcttttttttttttttttttttttttcagctggttGCTCTTCACTTGGCCCCTAAAGTGGCCTTTCTAAGATAGCTAATTTCTTGTCTGTGTCAGTGAATGTTGGAAAAAAGCTTTACTGGTAACTAGGTAATGATGAGACATACTGCTTTGCAGAGAATGCAATGAAAagtctttaaaattaaataccaGTCATGATGAGGATGTTATGGGATAAACTTAGTGCAAGGTCATAGTTTTTTATCACCACTTAGATATGGATCTGATATGTTTattagaaagggaaaaaaaaaggtttggtCAATGAATAACTCTTCTGTTTTTATTAAGTAGTAATAATAGCTGCATTTATAGCATGCTTTAGCTAGCTTGTGTACTGCAGCACTGAAATTATATAAGCAACCAAAACAGAATCTTTGaagcccagggaagggaaaaggggtATGCAGAGTAACAAGATTATAGGAGGTTACAAAGTCAGTTCAGAAATAaagtttaaattaaaagtaaTCTCATGCTGAGATAATTTCACTGTGAATGGCAAAAAAAGTGCTTGGACTCCAGGCTAAGTTTTCATTGCTGCCAGAAGGCCTCTTGGAAACTGCCTGTGCTCCTGAGGTGGATGATAGCATCAGGCATCAGTGAGACACATGCATGTCCACAACAGCATCATAATTAAAAGTCGGAACTTAGGGGCTTGTAGCATTTGCTCTCCTCCACCCAGACCACTCCACCATGTTCTTCACCCTGACTGCTGCTATTCCACTTAAACCATTATTCACTGGTCTCAACAGTGCCATTTTTCAAGCTTGCTTTTCATACTAGCAAGTGAACTGTAACAGGTTGCAGATTTTCCAAATTAAAGGACAGAACTGTTTGTCTGAGTTGGATTCTCTGTTAAGCTCACTTCCTTTCTAATCAGGACAAAGTGTACAGAGTACATCCACAAGGCTATGCAAGTGCTCCTTTGTTGAATGCACCCTCTTTTCCTGAGGTACTCAAAGGGTTAGCATGGTTTATTCATCTCTCAGATAGCTCCCCTGGCCCCTGTTTCTGGAAGGCAAGGAAAGGGTCACCCAGTAGATATGATCTGAAAGGTGTGGGATTACTGCCTGGCAGGACTAGTGCCAGCCATTACAGAGGAGCCCATGACCAAACACAGGGTCTCCTCAAGTCACTTGGGCAGCACAACTGAAGGGATCTCAGAACTTTTCAAGATCCAGGCTTTGATATGGCAGGAACTTGGTGTTTTCCACAGTATGAAGTGGCATAGGGCCCTTGGGACAACAGAGAATTTGGCTTAGAGCTCTGAAAATAATCTTGCAGCACCCTGTACCATCTTTCATTCTGCTTAGTTGATGCCATTGTAGAGTTTCTCTAAAAGTTTTTGCTGAAATTAAAGTCATAGAATAAGTTGTTTATCACTGAATATCATAATGGTCTaatgcttaaaagaaaaaacctgcCATTATAATCTGAGTTTATAAGTATTGGACTAAATCATAAGGAGTATTCTCAATTACTATATGTAAACTTGTGTTTAATACTGTCTTTAATATTATGAGATTCCTCCAGGCTGTTTAACTAAAATTGGTTTTGCTGTCCCTGAATCTGTCTGAAATTATATGCAGCTTCATATCTGGGAATATAGCCTATTTTTATTACACCAAAATATGGTTAGGGTTGATCCAGAGAGATTTATACATATTAAAATTTTTGTCTACTGTAATAATTTTATTCATGTTTAAGGAAAATTAATTATGCTAGTGAAATACaaaacaatgtttttttttttctttttagctgaAAATTCTGCTTCCAGATGTCTGTATCtgtaaagctatggaaatgcaAAATAGCTTAGAAAATCCTCAAGACCAACTCATTCCAGTTTTGTCCTCATTTTAAACTTTGTACCATGGAAAgttcaaaagctttttttcacATTGTTTGTGAGATTTCTCCAGAGGGAGTATTTCTGGCTCTGGTTAGAAAAGAACTCCCTGTCTTGCTAAAGATTGACAATTATGTACTTTTTTGGCCTCTAACTTAAGCAAGCCAGCAGGCCCTCAGGGTGCTTAAAGTCCAGTTATgaacagaaaattacttttaaagaaCACTCTCTAAACCCATTTGAAATTCACTCACTGATACAGCAATAAGCAGTTTTGGGGGCAAAAAAAGTGAGAGATTCCTGTTTTATCTGTATGTAGGTCAAATGTATCTGAACTGCTCCAgaattttttcttgatttttctgcAGAGAAGTCTTCCAGAGTGAGAACAGAAGACTCCAACATAAAGAAAGCCCACTGCTTCATAGCAGCACCATCACAAAAAGACCCGTTCATTCTGCATCTGATATGTGCTTCCTGCCTCTCTGTCATCATGATTCAGCATGGTGACATGCTGAAAGATC contains:
- the EGLN1 gene encoding egl nine homolog 1; its protein translation is MANDSGGGAGQGGQGESGSGGGSSNSSSSERDRQYCELCGKMENLLRCGRCRSSFYCSKEHQRQDWKKHKLICRGGGAAAAGAAGGATEPHGGHPPPPRAHGGAAAGSGSRAGVGKGAAPPSPEAPAEAAPLTNNHVAAAGAAAGGEAEASAGAQSPSPSGEAVLLYRDKSNLYPGGVQAGPGAAALRPNGQTKSLVPQRLALEYIVPCMNKHGICVVDDFLGKELGGLVAEEVRALHHTGRFTDGQLVSQKSDSSKDIRGDKITWVEGKEPGCQTIRLLMNSMDDLIRHCNGKLGNYKINGRTKAMVACYPGNGTGYVLHVDNPNGDGRCVTCIYYLNKDWDAKVSGGILRIFPEGKAQFADIEPKFDRLLFFWSDRRNPHEVQPAFATRYAITVWYFDADERARAKVKYLTGEKGVRVELNKPSDSVGKDVL